A single region of the Solwaraspora sp. WMMD791 genome encodes:
- a CDS encoding LuxR C-terminal-related transcriptional regulator, with the protein MTTTATSPAPGAEILLDLVDRMIGAADLDSYARTACAGIRELIPALSVSYNELNPPAGRAFALIDPDPGPGWFRRYQPPFEAYMMDNPLVRHALSTGDTRVLGWGDDGLGTVHGTTLDREFYQPNGIRSQLAVVLPAPPGVLVAFGVNRGEEGFDPADRRIFALLRPHLVHAYRAVQLRADSAMLGSTLGAHGWAVVLVDDDGRVTTSSPGAVPCAARYGLDVADGTLLPDGPLAAVRAVLAGYDPATPATRSAPLPVTGPAGTLEAVVVPSAVGPHVVLLRPRPDGPQRLAAVGLTPRQCQVAVELAAGATGEQIARQLGIAPATVRKHLEAVFARLGVRHRAAAVARLRSLLDGTPSR; encoded by the coding sequence GTGACCACCACCGCGACGTCGCCGGCGCCGGGCGCGGAGATCCTGCTGGACCTGGTCGACCGGATGATCGGTGCCGCCGACCTGGACAGCTACGCGCGGACCGCCTGCGCCGGGATCCGGGAGCTGATCCCGGCGCTGAGCGTGTCGTACAACGAGTTGAATCCGCCCGCCGGCCGGGCCTTCGCCCTGATCGACCCGGACCCCGGCCCTGGCTGGTTCCGCCGCTACCAACCGCCGTTCGAGGCGTACATGATGGACAACCCGTTGGTCCGGCACGCGCTGAGCACCGGTGACACCAGGGTGCTCGGGTGGGGCGACGACGGTCTCGGCACCGTCCACGGCACCACTCTCGACCGGGAGTTCTACCAGCCCAACGGCATCCGCAGCCAGTTGGCGGTGGTGCTGCCGGCCCCACCCGGGGTGCTCGTCGCCTTCGGCGTCAACCGGGGCGAGGAAGGCTTCGACCCGGCCGACCGACGGATCTTCGCGTTGCTGCGCCCGCACCTGGTGCACGCCTACCGGGCGGTGCAGTTGCGGGCCGACTCGGCGATGCTCGGCTCCACGCTGGGCGCGCACGGCTGGGCGGTGGTGCTGGTCGACGACGACGGCCGGGTGACCACGAGTTCCCCGGGCGCGGTGCCCTGCGCCGCCCGGTACGGACTCGACGTCGCCGACGGCACGCTGCTGCCGGACGGGCCGCTGGCGGCGGTCCGCGCGGTGCTCGCCGGATACGATCCGGCGACCCCGGCCACCCGGTCCGCGCCGCTGCCGGTCACCGGGCCGGCCGGCACCCTGGAGGCGGTGGTGGTGCCGAGTGCGGTCGGCCCGCACGTGGTGCTGCTGCGGCCCCGCCCGGACGGCCCGCAACGTCTGGCGGCGGTCGGTCTGACTCCCCGGCAGTGCCAGGTGGCCGTCGAGTTGGCGGCCGGGGCCACTGGCGAGCAGATCGCCCGCCAGCTGGGCATCGCCCCGGCGACGGTACGCAAGCACCTGGAAGCGGTGTTCGCCCGGCTCGGGGTGCGTCATCGGGCGGCGGCGGTCGCCCGGCTGCGGTCCCTGCTGGACGGTACGCCGTCCCGGTGA
- a CDS encoding cellulose binding domain-containing protein, with the protein MRRTLAGTLAAAVLVGVAAVATQTVVGGASSIAHAVAAEPYSWRNVRIDGGGFVPGIVFNETEPDLVYARTDIGGAYRWNQADQSWTPLLDWVGWDNWGWNGVASLATDPVQPNRVYAAVGMYTNDWDPNNGAILRSTDKGDTWQVTELPFKVGGNMPGRGMGERLAVDPNDNRVVYFGAENGNGLWRSTDHGQTWAEVTSFPNPGNWAEDPADPNGYLDHQPGVVWVTFDESTGSAGSRTPHIYVGVADLQNTVYRSTDAGATWQRLAGQPTGFIAHQGKIDHATGTLYIATSDNGGPYAGDHGDVWKYATATGEWTRISPTPSDDTANNWYGYSGLSVDRSNPGTVMVTGYSSWWPDTFIYRSTDGGASWTSFYDIAYPNRTNRYTMDVSDSPWLSWGAHPQPPEVTPKLGWMTEALAIDPHDPDRFMYGTGATIYGSTNLTALDDGGTVAIHTMVEGLEETAVLDLVSPPTGDAFLLSGLGDIGGFRHTDPDTAPAMMHDQPNLGANTSIDYAELNPQQMVRVGNGDSGVSHIAYSYSSGANWYAGSEPAGVTSGGTVAVAADGGAVVWSPGGVGVHHATSFGGGFSPSTGVPAGALVVADRVDGETFYAYADGRFYVSTDGGRSFTASAATNLPAEHGRFATVAGHAGHVWLAGDSGLFRSTDSGATFSRVAGVTAARNVGFGKAAPGATYHAVFLVGTIDGITGVFRSDDAGASWVRINDDQHQYGNMGDAITGDPRVYGRVYLGTNGRGILMADRLGGAPSPTASPSVSPSVSPSPSVSPSVSPSVSPSPSVSPTRSPTPAPTTGGPGGCTATYQVVGSWQGGFQGEVRVTNTGPAPIGGWTVTWMFPDGQRITQLWGGQYTQTGATVTVGNVSWNGGLGSGGSTTLGFLADWTTRNGVPASVTCTAS; encoded by the coding sequence ATGCGCAGAACCCTCGCCGGCACACTGGCGGCCGCCGTACTCGTCGGCGTCGCGGCCGTCGCCACCCAGACGGTCGTCGGTGGCGCGTCGTCAATCGCGCACGCCGTCGCCGCCGAACCGTACTCCTGGCGAAACGTCAGGATCGACGGTGGCGGATTCGTTCCCGGCATCGTGTTCAACGAGACCGAACCCGACCTCGTCTACGCCCGTACCGACATCGGCGGCGCCTACCGCTGGAACCAGGCCGACCAGTCGTGGACCCCGCTGCTGGACTGGGTGGGCTGGGACAACTGGGGCTGGAACGGCGTTGCCAGCCTCGCCACCGACCCGGTGCAGCCCAACCGGGTCTACGCCGCGGTCGGGATGTACACCAACGACTGGGATCCGAACAACGGCGCGATCCTGCGCTCCACCGACAAGGGCGACACCTGGCAGGTGACCGAGCTGCCGTTCAAGGTGGGCGGCAACATGCCCGGTCGGGGGATGGGGGAGCGGCTTGCGGTCGACCCGAACGACAACCGGGTCGTCTACTTCGGTGCCGAGAACGGCAACGGCCTGTGGCGCAGCACCGACCACGGGCAGACCTGGGCCGAGGTGACCAGCTTCCCGAATCCCGGCAACTGGGCCGAGGATCCCGCCGACCCGAACGGGTACCTCGACCACCAGCCGGGAGTGGTCTGGGTGACCTTCGACGAGTCCACGGGCAGTGCCGGCAGCCGTACCCCGCACATCTACGTCGGGGTGGCGGACCTGCAGAACACCGTCTACCGCAGCACCGACGCCGGAGCGACCTGGCAGCGGCTCGCCGGGCAGCCGACCGGCTTCATCGCCCACCAGGGCAAGATCGACCACGCCACCGGCACCCTCTACATCGCCACCAGCGACAACGGCGGGCCGTACGCCGGGGACCACGGCGACGTCTGGAAGTACGCCACCGCGACCGGTGAGTGGACCCGGATCAGTCCGACGCCGTCGGACGACACCGCGAACAACTGGTACGGCTACTCCGGGCTGAGCGTGGACCGAAGCAACCCGGGCACGGTGATGGTGACCGGGTACAGCTCGTGGTGGCCGGACACCTTCATCTACCGCAGCACCGACGGCGGCGCGTCCTGGACGTCGTTCTACGACATCGCATATCCCAACCGGACCAACCGGTACACGATGGATGTCAGCGACTCGCCGTGGTTGTCCTGGGGTGCCCATCCGCAGCCGCCGGAGGTCACCCCGAAGCTCGGCTGGATGACCGAGGCCCTGGCGATCGACCCGCACGACCCGGACCGGTTCATGTACGGCACCGGTGCCACCATCTACGGCTCCACCAACCTCACCGCGCTCGACGACGGCGGCACGGTCGCCATCCACACCATGGTCGAGGGCCTGGAGGAGACCGCGGTGCTCGACCTGGTCAGCCCACCGACCGGCGACGCGTTCCTGCTCTCCGGGCTCGGCGACATCGGAGGCTTCCGGCACACCGATCCGGACACGGCGCCAGCGATGATGCACGATCAGCCCAACCTGGGTGCCAACACCAGCATCGACTACGCCGAGCTGAATCCGCAGCAGATGGTCCGGGTCGGCAACGGTGACTCCGGAGTCAGCCACATCGCCTACTCGTACAGCTCCGGGGCCAACTGGTACGCCGGCAGCGAGCCCGCCGGCGTCACCTCGGGCGGTACCGTCGCCGTCGCGGCCGACGGCGGCGCGGTGGTGTGGAGCCCGGGGGGTGTCGGGGTGCACCACGCGACCAGCTTCGGTGGCGGGTTCAGCCCGTCCACCGGCGTCCCGGCCGGGGCGCTCGTGGTGGCCGACCGGGTCGACGGCGAGACGTTCTACGCCTACGCGGACGGCCGGTTCTACGTCAGCACCGACGGGGGCCGCAGCTTCACCGCGTCGGCGGCGACCAACCTGCCGGCCGAGCACGGCCGGTTCGCCACGGTCGCCGGGCACGCCGGCCACGTCTGGCTGGCCGGCGACTCCGGCCTGTTCCGGTCGACCGACTCCGGTGCCACCTTCAGCCGGGTCGCCGGGGTCACGGCAGCCCGCAACGTCGGGTTCGGCAAGGCCGCGCCCGGCGCGACCTACCACGCCGTCTTCCTGGTCGGCACGATCGACGGCATCACCGGGGTGTTCCGCTCTGACGACGCCGGTGCCAGCTGGGTCCGGATCAACGACGATCAGCACCAGTACGGCAACATGGGCGACGCGATCACCGGCGATCCCCGGGTCTACGGCCGGGTGTACCTGGGCACCAACGGCCGGGGCATCCTGATGGCGGACCGGCTCGGCGGTGCGCCGTCGCCGACCGCCAGCCCGTCGGTGAGCCCCTCAGTTAGTCCGAGCCCGTCGGTGAGTCCGTCGGTGAGCCCCTCAGTGAGTCCGAGCCCGTCGGTGAGTCCGACCCGCAGCCCCACGCCTGCTCCGACCACGGGCGGCCCCGGTGGCTGTACGGCGACCTACCAGGTGGTGGGCTCCTGGCAGGGCGGGTTCCAGGGCGAGGTACGGGTGACCAACACTGGTCCGGCACCGATCGGCGGTTGGACGGTGACCTGGATGTTTCCGGACGGCCAGCGGATCACTCAGCTCTGGGGCGGGCAGTACACCCAGACGGGTGCCACCGTGACGGTCGGCAACGTCTCGTGGAACGGCGGTCTCGGCAGCGGCGGCAGTACCACGCTGGGCTTTCTGGCGGACTGGACGACCCGCAACGGCGTACCGGCCAGCGTGACCTGCACCGCGAGCTGA
- a CDS encoding trypsin-like serine protease: MKVFPLLSRLLLATGLAAATLAMPAAAQAAPPSSTADDIGILVVNGRQATENYPFLVYTSGCTGSLIKANWVVTARHCPTPSSVRVGSVNRSSGGTVVSVIRAVNHPRIDVKLMQLASSVSYAPAPIPTTSGAVGTATRIIGWGQTCAPRGCGSAPTIAHELDTSIVADSRCLGIDGSYEICTNNTNGNAGACYGDSGGPQVRMISGRWHLIGATSRAGNNSSTCATAPSIYGDLSSIRSWINTQVGGLPA; the protein is encoded by the coding sequence ATGAAGGTATTCCCGCTCCTGTCCCGGCTGTTGCTGGCCACCGGGTTGGCCGCCGCGACTCTGGCGATGCCCGCCGCGGCTCAGGCCGCGCCCCCGTCGAGCACCGCCGACGACATCGGCATCCTGGTGGTCAACGGCCGCCAGGCGACCGAGAACTACCCGTTCCTGGTCTACACCTCGGGCTGCACCGGTTCGCTGATCAAGGCGAACTGGGTGGTCACCGCCCGGCACTGCCCGACGCCCAGCTCGGTACGGGTCGGTAGCGTCAACCGCAGCAGCGGCGGCACCGTCGTCTCCGTGATCCGGGCGGTCAACCACCCGAGGATCGATGTCAAGCTGATGCAGCTGGCCAGCTCGGTCAGCTATGCGCCGGCCCCGATTCCGACCACCTCCGGCGCGGTCGGTACCGCGACCCGGATCATCGGCTGGGGTCAGACCTGTGCGCCGCGCGGCTGCGGCTCGGCGCCGACGATCGCGCACGAACTCGACACGTCGATCGTGGCGGACAGCCGGTGCCTCGGCATCGACGGGAGTTACGAGATCTGCACCAACAACACCAATGGCAACGCGGGCGCCTGCTACGGCGACTCGGGTGGCCCGCAGGTGCGGATGATCTCCGGCCGCTGGCATCTGATCGGTGCGACCAGCCGGGCCGGCAACAACAGCTCGACCTGTGCCACCGCTCCGTCGATCTACGGCGACCTGTCGTCGATCCGGAGCTGGATCAACACCCAGGTGGGCGGCCTGCCTGCCTGA
- a CDS encoding serine/threonine-protein kinase, protein MGTTILRRYVLLRPIGRGGVSVVYRAIDIENARPIAVKLLAPAVRGDRRAHADIRREAMIADRLRHPSVPRVYDVGEMPLGGGDTASYVAMELLTGRVLTARLRDGPLPWSDAVRIAATAADVLAVAHRRGVVHRDLTPGNVMLTGAGAKIIDFGLATVTDRPGPGPGHRTGWISGPRRPDLPAHPVGGPGRPSDDVYALGVLLYQMVTGSSPYPAARPGRSLADVRFSALAPTPVLNVTGMPRAVAELCRALMGKRADNRPSSSEAAFALWELLDRPAAEAVLAGRSSA, encoded by the coding sequence GTGGGTACCACCATTCTCCGGCGCTATGTCCTGCTTCGTCCGATCGGTCGCGGCGGGGTCTCGGTGGTCTACCGCGCGATCGACATCGAGAACGCCCGTCCCATCGCCGTCAAGCTGCTGGCCCCGGCCGTCCGGGGTGATCGCCGTGCCCACGCCGACATCCGCCGGGAGGCGATGATCGCCGACCGGCTACGGCACCCGAGCGTGCCCCGGGTGTACGACGTCGGCGAGATGCCGCTCGGTGGTGGTGACACCGCCTCTTACGTCGCGATGGAGCTGCTCACCGGCCGGGTGCTGACGGCTCGCCTGCGCGACGGTCCGCTGCCGTGGTCCGATGCCGTGCGGATCGCCGCCACCGCCGCCGACGTGCTGGCGGTGGCGCACCGCCGTGGCGTGGTGCACCGCGATCTCACCCCGGGCAACGTGATGCTGACAGGTGCGGGTGCGAAGATCATCGACTTCGGACTGGCGACGGTCACGGACCGGCCAGGGCCTGGCCCGGGTCACCGTACCGGGTGGATCTCCGGCCCGCGCCGACCCGACCTGCCCGCGCATCCGGTCGGCGGACCCGGCCGGCCGAGCGACGACGTGTACGCGCTCGGGGTGCTGCTCTACCAGATGGTCACCGGCAGCTCGCCCTACCCGGCGGCTCGCCCGGGCCGGTCGCTGGCCGACGTACGGTTCAGCGCGTTGGCCCCGACCCCTGTATTGAACGTCACCGGGATGCCGCGCGCAGTCGCCGAGTTGTGCCGGGCGCTGATGGGCAAACGGGCTGACAACCGACCGAGCAGCAGCGAAGCGGCCTTCGCGTTGTGGGAACTGCTGGACCGACCGGCCGCCGAAGCCGTGTTGGCCGGCCGGTCCTCTGCCTGA
- a CDS encoding STAS domain-containing protein has product MSLSVVTSTLPGGIVEIAPQGEIDVDTAHEVREAVQAVLTKDRPTRIQLNMRLVTFIDSVGISAMVAGFQAAEVSGIKLVVTEPSRFVHRQLWVTGLLGLFGAPEPYVGDGAEREVPLR; this is encoded by the coding sequence GTGAGCCTGTCGGTTGTGACATCGACCCTGCCCGGTGGAATTGTGGAGATCGCGCCGCAAGGTGAGATCGACGTAGATACAGCACACGAGGTGCGCGAGGCGGTCCAGGCCGTGTTGACCAAGGACCGGCCCACCCGGATCCAGCTCAACATGCGTCTGGTGACCTTCATCGACTCGGTCGGCATCAGCGCCATGGTCGCCGGCTTCCAGGCCGCCGAGGTCAGCGGCATCAAGCTCGTGGTCACTGAGCCGAGTCGGTTCGTGCACCGGCAGCTGTGGGTGACCGGTCTGCTCGGGCTGTTCGGCGCTCCTGAGCCGTACGTCGGTGACGGGGCCGAGCGTGAGGTGCCACTGCGCTGA
- a CDS encoding glycosyl hydrolase produces MTLSIRGGRRSRTPRRILAATTVTALAAAGLIFGVLRTADAATVGAGSYTTTRPAGAAAPTACGNISANPRQYVTGNAPTGAVPTNDWWSSLLFKRYNCAYSDPLHAHPMSFQPASGGLGVSYTTEAAISGTSTGVGEYHYPYTREFTLGVAGLNAPDVKVDGWTDWTVSPYWSDGARTLRATVGHGLPFVYAQVTGGNAQLSFPGTPTVWHHSGTRVGFSMRGHDYVAYAPSGANWTVSGTTISSTLAGRGYFSVALLPTGAGTSAARRTALMDSYGQYAHAHVTGTRVSWSYDQASSTVNATYGVTTTAREGSATGTVVSLYPHQWKHLDGGSPIAETYVSARGPMRNLVGATSFRTAMRFHGVLPEVPAVATSAGADLATLTAHLDQAASGDPFAGFNNDTYWTGKALGRAARLAEIADQLGRTAQRDHLLAAIRTRLTDWFTASPGKTQRVFFYDQAWGTLVGYPASYGSDTDLNDHHFHYGYYIAAAATLAKFDPTWASTNQYGGMVNLLIRDANSWDRNDPMFPFLRDFDIYAGHDWAAGHGAFFAGNNQESSSEGMNFANALIQWGLATGNTAIRDAGLYIYTTQSAAIQEYWFDSSDTNFPATFGHRSVGMVWGDGGAYATWFSAEPEMIQGINMLPITGGSLYLGYRPDYIATNWNALVTNNGGPPTVWQDVLWSFQALGDANAALTNLRANPNYPVEEGESRAHTFHWVRNLAALGRVDTGVTANTPLYAVFNRDGARTYVASNITAAPVTVTFSDGTRLTVPAGRTATTGAHTWSGGNATGAPTTPNPSPSLSPTPPASPTPGPTTPPVTSDLFHLRSAGVLSNTAGTAATTVTVPSAGGANHDGTPHNPVTFRACGLTGSYRSAGTTFALQVDAGTTVGAGIQARVSYDFTGSGTYSRTETYHYFATDPVPGTETYRDSAGLRSVSGEFRAMSNGCVRLELWNAIGNAATTVRVDAATAAAGQSTVRVPFQLG; encoded by the coding sequence ATGACACTGTCGATCCGAGGCGGGCGCCGAAGCCGTACGCCGCGCCGGATCCTGGCAGCCACCACCGTGACGGCGCTGGCGGCCGCCGGACTGATCTTCGGCGTGCTGCGCACCGCCGACGCCGCCACCGTCGGTGCCGGCAGCTACACCACCACCCGCCCGGCCGGTGCCGCCGCCCCGACCGCCTGCGGCAACATCTCCGCCAACCCCCGGCAGTACGTGACCGGCAACGCGCCGACCGGTGCCGTACCCACCAACGACTGGTGGTCGTCGCTACTGTTCAAGCGCTACAACTGCGCGTACTCCGACCCGCTGCACGCCCACCCGATGTCGTTCCAGCCGGCCTCCGGCGGTCTCGGGGTCTCCTACACCACCGAGGCGGCGATCTCCGGCACGTCGACCGGCGTCGGCGAGTACCACTACCCGTACACCCGGGAGTTCACCCTCGGTGTCGCCGGGCTCAACGCCCCGGACGTCAAGGTCGACGGCTGGACCGACTGGACCGTCAGCCCGTACTGGTCCGACGGTGCCCGCACGCTGCGCGCCACCGTCGGCCACGGCCTGCCGTTCGTGTACGCCCAGGTCACCGGAGGTAACGCACAGCTGTCGTTCCCCGGAACCCCGACGGTCTGGCACCACAGCGGCACCCGCGTCGGATTCTCGATGCGCGGCCACGACTACGTCGCCTACGCTCCCAGCGGCGCGAACTGGACCGTCTCCGGGACCACGATCAGCTCCACCCTTGCCGGTCGGGGGTACTTCTCGGTGGCGCTGCTGCCCACCGGAGCCGGCACCAGCGCCGCGCGACGTACCGCCCTGATGGACAGCTACGGCCAGTACGCCCACGCCCACGTCACCGGCACCCGGGTCAGCTGGAGCTACGACCAGGCCAGCAGTACGGTGAACGCCACCTACGGCGTCACCACCACGGCCCGTGAGGGCTCCGCCACCGGTACGGTCGTCTCGCTCTACCCGCACCAGTGGAAGCACCTCGACGGCGGCAGCCCGATCGCGGAGACCTACGTGTCGGCCCGGGGACCGATGCGCAACCTGGTCGGCGCGACGTCGTTCCGGACCGCGATGCGCTTCCACGGCGTACTGCCGGAGGTGCCGGCGGTGGCCACCAGCGCCGGCGCCGACCTCGCGACCCTCACCGCCCACCTCGACCAGGCCGCCTCCGGAGACCCGTTCGCCGGGTTCAACAACGACACCTACTGGACCGGCAAGGCGCTCGGCCGGGCCGCCCGGCTGGCCGAGATCGCCGACCAGCTCGGCCGGACCGCCCAACGCGACCACCTGCTCGCCGCGATCCGTACCCGGCTGACCGACTGGTTCACCGCCAGCCCCGGTAAGACGCAACGGGTGTTCTTCTACGACCAGGCGTGGGGCACCCTGGTCGGCTACCCCGCCTCGTACGGCTCCGACACCGACCTCAACGACCACCACTTCCACTACGGCTACTACATCGCCGCCGCCGCCACGCTGGCCAAGTTCGACCCGACGTGGGCGTCGACCAACCAGTACGGCGGCATGGTCAACCTGCTGATCCGTGACGCCAACAGCTGGGACCGCAACGACCCGATGTTCCCGTTCCTGCGCGACTTCGACATCTACGCCGGTCACGACTGGGCGGCCGGGCACGGCGCGTTCTTCGCCGGCAACAACCAGGAGTCCTCGTCGGAGGGGATGAACTTCGCCAACGCCCTGATCCAGTGGGGTCTGGCCACCGGCAACACCGCGATCCGCGACGCCGGCCTGTACATCTACACCACCCAGTCGGCCGCCATCCAGGAGTACTGGTTCGACTCGTCCGACACCAACTTCCCGGCCACCTTCGGGCACCGGTCGGTCGGCATGGTCTGGGGTGACGGCGGTGCGTACGCCACCTGGTTCAGCGCCGAGCCGGAGATGATCCAGGGCATCAACATGCTGCCGATCACCGGTGGCTCGCTCTACCTCGGCTACCGGCCGGACTACATCGCCACCAACTGGAACGCGCTGGTCACCAACAACGGTGGACCGCCGACGGTCTGGCAGGACGTCCTCTGGTCGTTCCAGGCACTCGGCGACGCCAACGCCGCCCTGACCAACCTGCGGGCCAACCCCAACTACCCGGTCGAGGAAGGTGAGAGCCGGGCGCACACGTTCCACTGGGTGCGCAACCTGGCCGCGCTGGGCCGGGTCGACACCGGCGTCACCGCGAACACCCCGCTGTACGCGGTGTTCAACCGCGACGGTGCCCGCACCTACGTGGCGAGCAACATCACCGCAGCACCGGTCACGGTCACCTTCTCCGACGGCACCCGGCTGACCGTGCCGGCCGGTCGGACCGCCACCACCGGCGCACACACCTGGAGCGGCGGCAACGCCACCGGAGCGCCGACCACGCCGAACCCGTCGCCGAGTCTGTCCCCCACGCCGCCGGCCTCGCCCACGCCGGGTCCGACCACCCCACCGGTCACCTCGGACCTGTTCCACCTACGGTCCGCCGGGGTGCTGAGCAACACCGCCGGGACGGCCGCGACGACAGTGACGGTGCCGTCGGCCGGCGGGGCGAACCACGACGGTACGCCGCACAACCCGGTCACCTTCCGGGCCTGCGGGTTGACCGGGTCGTACCGGTCGGCCGGCACCACGTTCGCTCTGCAGGTGGACGCGGGGACCACGGTCGGCGCGGGTATCCAGGCCCGGGTGTCGTACGACTTCACCGGCTCGGGCACCTACAGCCGTACGGAGACCTACCACTACTTCGCCACCGACCCGGTGCCCGGCACCGAGACGTACCGGGACAGTGCCGGACTACGGTCGGTCTCGGGTGAGTTCCGAGCGATGAGCAACGGCTGCGTCCGGCTGGAGTTGTGGAACGCGATCGGCAACGCCGCGACGACGGTACGGGTGGACGCCGCCACGGCGGCCGCCGGTCAGTCGACCGTACGGGTGCCGTTCCAGCTCGGCTGA